From the genome of Halomonas sp. MCCC 1A13316, one region includes:
- a CDS encoding ATP-binding protein — protein MTLWILCLPLLVLLLVAVFVLHLDTEWRKSALLDRVVTAAEQQAPEMAQAVIEAEQSRLDSMARRLLDIDEARGVGIYSDSGMIQLELGRNRAQVATSPPLEKHLDTSSDLWRLMVPLTPTELEGSVTSRAWLELDIDSRPLTLDYYRRLATTGLGLLILGLLLFVIASALGRRVDTSLDDAAEALRRLRSGDFEARLPEAGAPELRRLARHVNALGEELNQSHENMQRQIEQTTTDLEESMETIEIKNIELDLAHRRALEANRIKSEFLASMSHEIRTPLNGIVGFCRLLGRSRLEPRQREWLDQVQIACDNLLALVNDVLDFSRMEAGRLELDRAELEMVSLVDEALSQQAPLAHQKGLHLLGLVYDDVPSLLRGDPLRIRQVLTNLIHNALKFTEQGEVIVRVMLEEQNSQGRALLRVSISDTGIGLTPQEQHSLFQAFRQAAASHSRHYGGSGLGLAISRQLVEQMGGQITVESEPSRGSTFSFTLPLDVIDNSETVHEAIFDNERVALYEPHDPTRHALNHSLSLWGGQVEELRQPDLIPPYPSLLVAALPADLNEALLEEWRSRLQASPCPVLLLVNAAPLEMPDLHLPNGCEILSKPVARQALADALRRCKAAQPRHQVVEKRQARVLVVDDNAINRRLLRELLQRPGLELIEADSGEEALAMAEGRSFQLVLMDIRMPGMDGVETTQALRRLGGHWSSCPVIAVTAHAHDSERERLQASGMQEILVKPVDSNRLEAVLHRHLGPVSSSPAAALPTPRDTDVASDLAVVDMELGTRLANGNENLARELLDELVASLPKTVSELQAAHATGDPETLLDVVHALNGACRYCGAPALALVAETLETRLRSRGMTDVDTLIEDLLQAIQRLREWHVGPQDKPSSTTIASASSASSLKDR, from the coding sequence ATGACACTGTGGATATTGTGTCTCCCCCTATTGGTGCTGCTGCTCGTGGCGGTTTTCGTGCTGCACCTGGATACCGAATGGCGCAAGTCTGCCCTACTTGACCGCGTCGTCACTGCTGCCGAACAGCAAGCACCGGAAATGGCCCAGGCCGTCATCGAGGCCGAGCAGTCACGTCTGGACAGCATGGCCAGACGCCTGCTCGATATCGACGAGGCACGTGGCGTGGGGATCTATTCCGACAGCGGCATGATCCAGCTGGAGCTGGGCCGTAACCGCGCCCAGGTCGCGACGTCGCCACCGCTCGAAAAGCATCTCGACACCAGCAGCGACCTTTGGCGTCTGATGGTGCCGCTCACCCCTACCGAACTGGAAGGCAGCGTGACCAGCCGGGCTTGGCTGGAGCTCGATATCGACAGCCGCCCACTCACCCTCGATTACTACCGGCGTCTTGCCACTACGGGTCTTGGCCTGCTGATTCTCGGCCTGCTGCTGTTCGTGATCGCTTCGGCCCTCGGTCGTCGCGTGGATACCAGCCTGGACGATGCCGCCGAGGCACTGCGGCGGCTGCGTAGCGGCGATTTCGAAGCACGCCTGCCCGAAGCGGGCGCCCCCGAGCTTCGGCGCCTGGCCCGGCACGTGAATGCGCTGGGTGAAGAACTCAATCAATCTCACGAGAACATGCAGCGCCAGATCGAGCAGACCACCACCGATCTGGAAGAGTCGATGGAAACCATCGAGATCAAGAACATCGAACTCGACCTGGCCCACCGCAGAGCGCTGGAGGCCAACCGAATCAAGTCCGAATTCCTGGCCAGCATGAGTCATGAAATTCGCACTCCGCTCAACGGCATCGTCGGCTTCTGCCGCCTGCTGGGGCGTTCGCGCCTCGAGCCACGCCAGCGCGAGTGGCTCGACCAGGTGCAAATCGCCTGCGACAACCTGCTGGCACTGGTCAATGATGTACTCGACTTTTCGCGCATGGAGGCGGGCCGCCTCGAGCTGGATCGTGCCGAGCTGGAGATGGTTTCACTGGTCGACGAAGCGTTGAGCCAACAGGCACCGCTGGCTCACCAGAAGGGGCTGCATCTACTGGGCCTGGTCTACGACGACGTGCCGTCACTGCTGCGTGGAGATCCGCTGCGCATTCGCCAGGTCTTGACCAACCTGATTCACAACGCGCTCAAATTCACCGAGCAGGGTGAAGTCATCGTCCGGGTGATGCTCGAGGAGCAGAACTCACAGGGGCGCGCGTTGTTGCGCGTCAGCATCAGCGACACCGGGATCGGCCTCACGCCGCAGGAACAGCACAGCCTGTTCCAGGCCTTTCGTCAGGCCGCCGCCAGTCACTCTCGCCATTACGGCGGTTCCGGATTGGGCCTTGCCATCAGCCGGCAGCTGGTCGAACAGATGGGTGGCCAGATCACGGTGGAGAGCGAACCATCACGGGGCTCGACCTTCTCCTTCACTCTGCCGCTGGATGTTATCGACAATAGTGAGACCGTTCACGAAGCCATTTTCGATAATGAACGCGTCGCCCTCTACGAGCCTCACGACCCGACACGCCATGCGCTCAATCACTCGCTGTCGCTCTGGGGAGGCCAGGTCGAGGAGCTCCGCCAACCTGATCTGATACCTCCTTATCCTTCGCTACTGGTTGCGGCTCTGCCCGCCGACCTGAACGAAGCCCTGCTGGAGGAGTGGCGATCAAGACTTCAGGCAAGCCCCTGTCCCGTGCTGCTATTGGTCAATGCGGCACCGCTGGAAATGCCGGACCTGCACCTGCCCAACGGCTGCGAGATCCTGTCCAAGCCGGTAGCGCGCCAGGCACTGGCGGATGCCCTGCGTCGCTGTAAAGCGGCGCAACCCCGTCATCAGGTCGTGGAAAAACGCCAGGCTCGCGTGCTGGTCGTCGATGACAACGCCATCAATCGCCGGCTGCTGCGGGAGCTGTTGCAACGACCCGGCCTGGAACTGATCGAAGCCGACAGTGGCGAAGAGGCTCTGGCGATGGCCGAAGGACGCTCGTTCCAACTGGTCCTGATGGACATTCGTATGCCGGGGATGGATGGTGTCGAGACGACTCAGGCTCTACGCCGCCTGGGAGGGCACTGGTCGAGCTGCCCGGTCATTGCGGTGACAGCGCATGCTCACGATAGTGAGCGCGAGCGGCTGCAGGCTTCAGGCATGCAGGAAATACTGGTCAAGCCGGTGGACTCCAACCGCCTGGAGGCCGTCCTGCATCGCCACCTCGGCCCGGTGTCGTCCTCTCCCGCAGCGGCCTTGCCCACGCCGCGTGATACTGACGTTGCAAGCGACCTGGCAGTAGTCGACATGGAGCTGGGCACCCGCCTGGCCAACGGCAACGAAAACCTGGCCCGTGAACTGCTGGACGAACTCGTCGCTTCCCTGCCGAAAACCGTGAGCGAACTGCAGGCTGCTCACGCCACCGGGGACCCGGAAACGCTACTGGATGTCGTACACGCGCTCAATGGGGCCTGCCGTTACTGCGGCGCACCCGCACTCGCCCTGGTAGCAGAAACGTTGGAAACCCGGCTGCGCTCGCGCGGGATGACCGACGTCGATACGCTGATCGAAGACCTGCTCCAAGCCATCCAGCGGCTACGCGAGTGGCACGTCGGGCCTCAGGACAAGCCTTCCAGCACCACCATCGCCAGCGCCAGCTCGGCCTCGTCGCTCAAGGACAGGTGA
- the cysM gene encoding cysteine synthase CysM, with product MQFPTIEDIVGHTPLIRLKRITAGRNNTLLAKLEGNNPAGSVKDRPALSMLEQAEARGDIVPGDTLIEATSGNTGIALAMAATIKGYRLILTMPESASSERKQAMAAYGAKLITVSKEGGMEEARDLAEAMIARGEGKPLNQFANPDNPLAHYRGTGPELWEQTEGTITHFVSSMGTTGTIMGVSRYLKERNPQVQIVGLQPEDGASIAGIRRWPKEYLPSIFDATRVDHVLDIGQYEAEEHMRRMAREEGILAGVSSGGALAGALRIAEQVEDAVIVFIVCDRGDRYLSTGLFAPEA from the coding sequence ATGCAGTTTCCCACCATCGAGGATATCGTCGGCCATACGCCGTTGATTCGGCTGAAGCGCATTACGGCGGGTCGCAACAACACCCTGCTGGCCAAGCTGGAAGGCAACAATCCTGCCGGGTCGGTAAAGGATCGGCCCGCACTTTCGATGCTCGAGCAGGCCGAAGCCAGAGGCGACATTGTGCCCGGCGACACCCTGATCGAAGCGACGTCGGGCAACACCGGAATCGCGCTGGCCATGGCCGCGACGATCAAGGGGTACCGCCTGATCCTGACCATGCCCGAGAGCGCCTCCAGCGAGCGCAAGCAGGCCATGGCAGCCTATGGTGCCAAGCTGATCACGGTCAGCAAGGAGGGCGGTATGGAAGAGGCGCGCGACCTGGCCGAGGCGATGATCGCCCGCGGCGAGGGCAAGCCGCTCAACCAATTCGCCAATCCCGACAATCCCTTGGCGCACTATCGTGGTACTGGCCCCGAGCTGTGGGAGCAGACCGAGGGCACGATCACGCATTTCGTCAGTTCCATGGGAACCACTGGAACGATCATGGGGGTTTCACGCTATCTCAAGGAGCGCAATCCCCAGGTCCAGATCGTCGGCTTGCAACCGGAAGACGGTGCCAGCATTGCCGGTATTCGGCGCTGGCCGAAGGAGTACTTGCCGAGCATTTTCGATGCCACACGTGTCGATCATGTGCTCGACATCGGTCAGTACGAAGCCGAGGAACACATGCGTCGCATGGCGCGTGAAGAAGGCATTCTCGCCGGAGTCTCGTCCGGGGGCGCCCTGGCCGGTGCGCTGCGCATCGCCGAACAGGTCGAAGACGCAGTGATCGTTTTCATCGTCTGCGATCGCGGTGATCGCTATCTCTCTACCGGGCTGTTCGCCCCGGAGGCATGA
- a CDS encoding TRAM domain-containing protein, translated as MAMLGKRRPVRQRSGVSGLQRRSGEAPPAATPAADAATLIERLAHDGRGVAHAASGKTLFVEGALPGERVEAAVHRTRKRYDEAHVRELLESSAERAEPPCAHYGQCGGCDLQHLAVEAQREHKRAVLADLLAREGIELAEPPELLVGDPLGYRRRARLGVKVDAEGGVHLGFRARHASRLVDIQSCEVLQDKLSVLIGPLRELLAELEAPRLVGHLELIATESTRVLVVRQLRANRADRQRWCAFGESHGVAVAHLLGREQPAQEWLGEAPTLGYRLPGGKQELHLDFAPGDFVQVNEQVNRELVATVRQWLAPIASHRVLDLFAGIGNFGLPLAADGAKVTAAEGNPAMVIRLQQNASSNELDIEALQLDLNDQAAVTGLLARLSPEAVVLDPPRDGADAVCRALIERPVSRLVYIACDPATLARDAARLVHGGYRITRVAVADMFVHTSHLESLLLLEHGATQPSSQGA; from the coding sequence GTGGCAATGCTTGGCAAGCGACGTCCGGTGCGCCAGCGCTCCGGCGTCTCGGGACTGCAGCGGCGTTCGGGCGAAGCCCCTCCTGCAGCGACACCGGCCGCGGATGCGGCTACGCTCATCGAGCGGCTGGCCCACGATGGACGTGGCGTAGCACATGCCGCCAGTGGCAAGACCCTGTTCGTCGAAGGGGCGCTGCCGGGCGAGCGCGTCGAGGCGGCCGTTCATCGCACGCGCAAGCGCTACGACGAGGCGCATGTCCGCGAACTGCTCGAGTCATCGGCGGAGCGGGCCGAACCGCCCTGCGCTCATTATGGCCAGTGTGGCGGCTGCGACCTGCAGCACCTCGCCGTCGAGGCTCAGCGTGAGCACAAGCGCGCTGTACTTGCCGACTTGTTGGCACGGGAGGGCATCGAGCTCGCCGAGCCTCCCGAACTGCTGGTCGGGGATCCACTCGGCTACCGGCGTCGCGCCCGGCTGGGGGTCAAGGTGGATGCCGAGGGTGGCGTGCATCTTGGCTTCCGTGCGCGCCACGCCAGCCGCCTGGTCGATATACAGAGTTGCGAGGTGCTGCAAGACAAGCTCTCGGTGCTGATCGGACCGCTGCGGGAACTATTGGCCGAGCTCGAGGCCCCGCGTCTGGTGGGGCACCTGGAGCTGATCGCCACCGAGTCCACTCGCGTATTGGTGGTTCGTCAGCTGCGCGCCAATCGCGCCGACCGACAGCGCTGGTGCGCGTTCGGCGAAAGCCATGGCGTAGCCGTGGCACACCTGCTGGGACGCGAGCAGCCGGCCCAGGAGTGGTTGGGCGAGGCCCCCACGCTTGGTTATCGGTTGCCGGGGGGCAAGCAAGAGTTGCACCTCGACTTTGCTCCCGGCGATTTCGTGCAGGTCAACGAGCAGGTCAATCGTGAGCTGGTGGCCACGGTGCGGCAATGGCTAGCGCCGATTGCCAGTCACCGCGTGCTGGACCTGTTCGCCGGCATCGGCAACTTCGGCCTGCCGCTAGCGGCTGATGGAGCCAAGGTCACGGCGGCGGAAGGCAACCCTGCCATGGTGATTCGTCTCCAGCAGAATGCGAGCAGCAATGAACTCGATATCGAGGCCCTTCAGCTCGACCTCAACGACCAAGCGGCCGTGACGGGACTCCTGGCGCGTCTTTCGCCCGAGGCGGTAGTGCTGGACCCGCCCCGTGACGGTGCCGATGCGGTATGTCGTGCGCTGATCGAACGCCCCGTGTCGCGGCTGGTCTACATTGCCTGTGACCCTGCCACGCTGGCGCGCGATGCGGCACGACTCGTGCATGGTGGTTATCGCATCACACGGGTGGCGGTGGCCGACATGTTCGTGCACACCTCGCATCTGGAGTCCCTGCTGTTGCTCGAACACGGTGCAACGCAGCCGTCATCGCAAGGAGCCTAG
- the relA gene encoding GTP diphosphokinase: MVKVRDDQPLTDNGDVDIGHWLERLQEDVKLRDPGEMNEACEQARRLAQEADRPHKAWLPRDTTYRMGLEMADILAQLKLDQPALEAAVLYRAVREGLISVDAVARRFGREVAHLIEGVLQMAAISNAQVPSQGLVQHDQQDNLRKMLVTMIDDVRVALIKIAERTCALRQVKDAPREKRLQVAREVFDIYAPLAHRLGIGQVKWELEDLSFRYLHEDDYKTIARQLAEKRLDRDRYIHDVVDVLKGMLETQGITQYEVNGRAKHIYSIWRKMKRKRIDFSQVNDVRAVRILVPEVTDCYTVLGLVHSRWHHVPNEFDDYIANPKKNGYQSLHTAVLGPENKVLEIQIRTFAMHDEAELGVCAHWRYKGHDTGGKSSSYEEKIAWLRQVLEWQDEVGDFSDLREGLSSDVAPDRIYVFTPDGHVIDLPRIATPIDFAYRVHTEVGHRCRGAKVDGRIVPLTYKLRTGQQVEILTASKGGPSRDWLNPSLGYVRTSRARAKIQSWFKHQAREQNVEEGKALFDREMKRLDVEDMDLDTLAHKVNYQGPEDMYAALGAGDLRIGQVLHQAQQLFGETDDQEQLDRLLAKPRRDQGRGTTSDITVLGVGNLKTSMANCCHPVPGEPIVGFITQGRGVTVHRQDCPNILQLRIDEPQRVIEVEWGQRARTQYPVEVEIQAWDRSGLLRDVTGILSNEKVNVLSVNTLTDTSDGIARMRITVEVDGLETLGRLFSRIQQLSNVIEVQRLRTGAKGMKHKGSST, from the coding sequence ATGGTGAAAGTTCGCGACGATCAGCCACTGACAGACAATGGTGACGTCGACATCGGTCACTGGCTGGAGCGCCTTCAGGAAGACGTCAAGCTGCGCGATCCCGGTGAAATGAACGAGGCCTGTGAACAGGCCAGGCGCCTCGCGCAGGAAGCCGACCGCCCTCACAAGGCCTGGCTGCCTCGGGACACGACTTACCGCATGGGTCTGGAGATGGCGGATATCCTCGCCCAGCTCAAGCTTGACCAGCCGGCCCTCGAAGCAGCGGTGCTCTATCGCGCCGTGCGCGAAGGGTTGATATCGGTCGATGCCGTGGCACGGCGCTTCGGCAGAGAAGTGGCGCACCTGATCGAGGGTGTGCTGCAGATGGCGGCCATCAGCAACGCCCAGGTTCCTAGCCAGGGGCTGGTCCAGCACGACCAGCAGGACAACCTGCGCAAGATGCTGGTGACCATGATCGACGACGTGCGCGTGGCGCTGATCAAGATCGCCGAGCGCACCTGCGCACTGCGTCAGGTCAAGGACGCCCCCCGAGAGAAGCGCTTGCAGGTCGCCCGCGAGGTGTTCGACATCTATGCGCCGCTGGCTCACCGTCTGGGCATCGGCCAGGTCAAGTGGGAGCTCGAGGATCTCTCTTTCCGCTACCTGCACGAGGACGACTACAAGACGATCGCGCGCCAATTGGCCGAGAAGCGCCTGGACCGCGACCGTTACATCCACGATGTGGTGGACGTGCTCAAGGGCATGCTCGAGACACAGGGCATCACCCAGTACGAGGTCAACGGGCGCGCCAAGCACATCTATTCGATCTGGCGCAAAATGAAGCGCAAGCGCATCGACTTCTCCCAGGTCAACGACGTGCGCGCGGTGCGTATCCTGGTGCCGGAGGTGACCGACTGCTACACCGTGCTGGGGCTGGTTCATTCGCGCTGGCACCACGTGCCCAACGAGTTTGACGACTACATCGCCAACCCCAAGAAGAACGGTTACCAGTCGTTGCACACTGCCGTGCTGGGGCCGGAAAACAAGGTCCTCGAGATCCAGATCCGCACCTTCGCCATGCATGACGAGGCCGAACTCGGCGTCTGCGCCCATTGGCGCTACAAGGGGCACGATACCGGCGGCAAGAGTTCCAGTTACGAGGAGAAGATCGCCTGGTTGCGCCAAGTGCTCGAATGGCAGGACGAGGTAGGTGATTTCAGCGACCTGCGCGAAGGGCTCTCGAGTGACGTGGCCCCGGACCGCATCTACGTGTTCACGCCGGACGGCCACGTCATCGATCTGCCGCGCATCGCCACGCCGATCGATTTCGCCTACCGCGTGCATACCGAAGTCGGCCATCGCTGCCGCGGGGCCAAGGTCGACGGTCGCATCGTGCCGCTCACTTACAAGCTCAGGACGGGCCAGCAGGTCGAGATTCTCACCGCAAGCAAGGGTGGGCCCAGCCGCGACTGGCTCAACCCCAGCCTTGGCTACGTGCGCACCTCGCGGGCGCGCGCCAAGATTCAGTCGTGGTTCAAGCACCAAGCTCGCGAGCAGAACGTGGAAGAGGGCAAGGCGCTGTTCGACCGCGAGATGAAGCGCCTGGACGTGGAGGACATGGACCTCGATACACTGGCGCACAAGGTCAACTACCAGGGCCCCGAAGACATGTACGCCGCGCTGGGGGCGGGCGATCTGCGTATTGGCCAGGTGCTGCACCAGGCTCAGCAGCTGTTCGGCGAGACCGACGACCAGGAGCAGCTCGATCGCCTGCTGGCCAAGCCGCGGCGCGACCAGGGCCGGGGCACTACCAGCGATATTACCGTGCTGGGCGTGGGCAATCTCAAGACCAGCATGGCCAACTGTTGCCATCCGGTGCCTGGCGAGCCGATCGTCGGTTTCATCACTCAGGGGCGTGGCGTCACCGTGCATCGCCAGGATTGTCCCAATATTCTGCAGCTGCGTATCGATGAGCCGCAGCGGGTGATCGAGGTGGAGTGGGGCCAGCGTGCCCGCACCCAGTATCCGGTGGAGGTCGAAATCCAGGCCTGGGATCGCTCCGGCCTGCTGCGCGACGTGACGGGTATCCTGAGCAATGAGAAGGTCAACGTCCTGTCGGTGAATACACTGACCGATACCAGTGACGGCATCGCCCGGATGCGCATCACCGTAGAGGTCGATGGTCTGGAGACGCTGGGCAGGCTCTTTTCACGCATCCAGCAGCTGTCCAACGTGATCGAGGTACAGCGCCTGCGTACCGGTGCCAAGGGGATGAAGCATAAGGGGAGCAGTACATGA
- the mazG gene encoding nucleoside triphosphate pyrophosphohydrolase — protein MSETRHGIDDLLTLMAVLRDPEQGCPWDIEQSWNSIVPHTLEEAYEVADVIERRAWDELPGELGDLLFQVIYYSQFAREEERFDFYDVVHTLTDKMVRRHPHVFPDGTLASRRPPGVSAEQVETLQVHSRWESLKAEERAGRSEEPLGASVLDDVPRTLPALSRAAKLSKRAARVGFDWPDATGVIAKIREELDEVEQALAEGDRMHAAEEVGDLLFAVTNLARTLKADPERCLRDTNAKFERRFRHVEAALAEGGMTTRDVDLATMERHWQEAKRLESPVSETSVEHSESSSGGDRP, from the coding sequence ATGAGCGAGACCCGACACGGCATCGATGACCTGCTGACGCTGATGGCCGTGCTGCGCGATCCTGAGCAGGGCTGCCCATGGGATATCGAGCAGAGCTGGAACAGCATCGTACCGCATACCCTGGAAGAGGCCTACGAGGTGGCCGATGTCATCGAACGGCGTGCCTGGGACGAACTGCCCGGAGAGCTCGGCGACCTGCTGTTCCAGGTGATCTACTACAGCCAGTTCGCCCGCGAGGAAGAGCGTTTCGACTTTTATGACGTGGTGCACACGCTGACCGACAAGATGGTGCGTCGCCATCCGCATGTGTTTCCCGATGGTACCCTGGCGTCGCGCCGCCCGCCCGGCGTCAGTGCCGAGCAGGTCGAGACTCTTCAGGTCCACAGTCGCTGGGAGTCGCTCAAGGCCGAAGAACGCGCCGGGCGCAGCGAAGAGCCGCTGGGCGCTTCGGTGCTCGACGACGTCCCTCGCACTCTGCCGGCGCTGTCGCGTGCCGCCAAGCTCTCCAAGCGAGCCGCCCGGGTGGGCTTCGACTGGCCCGACGCCACGGGTGTGATCGCCAAGATTCGCGAGGAGCTCGACGAGGTCGAGCAGGCCCTGGCCGAGGGTGATCGCATGCATGCCGCCGAAGAAGTGGGTGACCTGCTGTTCGCCGTGACCAACCTGGCGCGCACCCTCAAGGCCGATCCCGAACGATGCCTGCGCGACACCAATGCCAAGTTCGAGCGGCGCTTCCGCCATGTCGAGGCGGCCCTGGCCGAAGGCGGCATGACCACCCGCGACGTCGATCTGGCCACCATGGAGCGGCATTGGCAAGAGGCCAAGCGGCTCGAGAGTCCGGTTTCCGAAACGTCAGTTGAACATTCCGAATCGTCTTCAGGAGGAGATCGGCCATGA
- the ppc gene encoding phosphoenolpyruvate carboxylase, with protein sequence MSGDLHESLRDNVRILGDSLGRTIADDLGQGFVDRIETIRGLAKSGRQGDGQSSRELIEYLRKLPDRDLLPVTRAFNQFLNLANIAEQHYRARFRRVEDYKPGSQPVLSELLQRARNAGHAPRKLVESLASMRVELVLTAHPTEVIRRTLIQKYDAIDECLTVIESSLDYPERASRARGRLEELISQAWHTDEIRHERPTPVDEAKWGFAVIENSLWQAVPAFHRDLDSLLLESAGERLPLDAAPLVFASWMGGDRDGNPNVTSRVTREVLLLGRWMAADLYLRDLEQLKAELSMWKCNSALRAEVGNVAEPYRELLKRLLQRVEATRDWAKAQLDGRTYEGGPIIESSDQLYAPLLTCYRSLCDVGLDTIANGALLDTLRRVAVFGVTLTKLDIRQEASRHAMVMEELTDALGLGHYRDWSEEQRQAFLLAELESRRPLIPRRWECSAETREVLDTFMVIASEQSEALGTYIISMAAQPSDVLTVALLMKEVGGVVSLPIAPLFETLDDLNRAGDVIDRLLALPGYRALVDERQEVMIGYSDSAKDAGQLAAAWAQYRAQERLVEVCRSHAVDLTLFHGRGGAVGRGGGPAYAAILSQPPGSVNGSLRVTEQGEMIRFKFGQPDIALRSMEIYACAVLEASLLPPPAPEPRWREEMDRLAGIAHGAYVGVVRENADFVPYFRAVTPEGVLGHLPLGSRPTKRRQDGGVETLRAIPWIFAWTQIRLMLPAWLGSGEAFSTRMEEEGGLEVLREMRDRWPFFGTYLDMLEMLLAKGDVGIASYYEQRLVDEPALKELGTQLRQRFTKLQSVLLEILDQPQLLEQTPLIRQAIEVRNPYIDPLHGLQAELLQRNRDADGAISGELSRALMVTMAGIAAGLRNTG encoded by the coding sequence ATGAGCGGCGATCTGCACGAATCCCTACGCGACAACGTACGTATCCTCGGCGACAGCCTGGGCCGCACCATCGCCGATGATCTGGGCCAAGGCTTCGTCGATCGCATCGAGACCATCCGTGGGCTGGCCAAGAGCGGCCGGCAGGGGGACGGACAGAGCAGCCGCGAGCTGATCGAGTACTTGCGCAAGCTGCCCGATCGCGACCTGCTACCGGTGACCCGTGCTTTCAACCAATTCCTCAACCTCGCCAACATTGCCGAGCAGCACTATCGGGCACGCTTTCGCCGCGTCGAGGACTACAAGCCCGGCTCGCAGCCGGTACTCTCCGAGCTGCTGCAGCGTGCTCGCAATGCCGGTCATGCACCGCGCAAGCTGGTCGAGAGTCTGGCCAGCATGCGCGTCGAGCTGGTGCTGACCGCTCACCCCACCGAGGTCATCCGGCGTACTCTGATTCAAAAGTACGATGCCATCGACGAGTGCCTCACCGTCATCGAATCTTCGCTGGACTATCCCGAGCGGGCCAGCCGTGCCCGTGGGCGCTTAGAGGAACTGATCAGCCAGGCCTGGCATACCGACGAGATTCGCCACGAGCGCCCCACGCCGGTGGACGAAGCGAAGTGGGGCTTCGCGGTGATCGAGAACTCACTGTGGCAAGCGGTGCCGGCCTTCCATCGTGACCTCGACAGCCTGCTGCTGGAGTCCGCCGGTGAACGCTTGCCGCTGGACGCCGCGCCGCTCGTGTTCGCCTCGTGGATGGGGGGCGACCGGGATGGCAACCCCAACGTCACCTCGCGGGTGACCCGAGAAGTCCTGCTGCTGGGGCGCTGGATGGCGGCCGATCTCTATTTGCGCGACCTGGAGCAGCTCAAGGCCGAGCTCTCGATGTGGAAGTGCAACAGTGCCCTGCGGGCCGAAGTCGGCAACGTTGCCGAGCCCTACCGCGAGCTTCTCAAGCGCCTGCTGCAGCGGGTCGAGGCGACACGCGACTGGGCCAAGGCCCAACTGGACGGGCGTACCTATGAAGGTGGCCCGATCATCGAGAGCAGCGACCAGCTCTACGCACCGCTGCTGACCTGCTACCGTTCGCTGTGCGACGTCGGCCTCGACACCATCGCCAACGGTGCGTTGCTCGATACCCTGCGCCGGGTCGCGGTATTCGGCGTGACCCTGACCAAGCTCGACATCCGCCAGGAGGCGAGCCGCCATGCCATGGTCATGGAGGAGCTCACCGATGCGCTAGGGCTTGGCCACTACCGCGACTGGAGCGAGGAGCAGCGGCAGGCCTTTCTGCTCGCCGAACTCGAGTCTCGCCGGCCACTGATTCCGCGGCGTTGGGAATGTTCGGCCGAGACCCGCGAGGTGCTCGACACCTTCATGGTCATCGCCAGCGAACAGTCCGAGGCGCTTGGGACCTACATCATCTCCATGGCCGCTCAGCCCTCCGACGTACTCACGGTCGCGCTGCTGATGAAAGAAGTGGGAGGTGTCGTCTCGCTACCCATCGCCCCGCTGTTCGAGACCCTCGACGATCTCAATCGCGCCGGCGACGTGATCGACCGGTTGCTGGCATTACCGGGTTACCGAGCGCTGGTCGACGAGCGCCAGGAAGTGATGATCGGCTACTCCGATTCGGCCAAGGATGCCGGCCAGTTGGCGGCAGCCTGGGCCCAGTATCGTGCCCAGGAGCGCCTGGTGGAGGTGTGCCGCAGTCACGCTGTGGACCTGACCCTGTTCCATGGCCGCGGTGGAGCGGTGGGCCGCGGCGGCGGCCCGGCCTATGCGGCCATTCTGTCACAGCCGCCAGGTTCGGTGAACGGCAGCCTGCGCGTGACTGAGCAGGGCGAAATGATACGCTTCAAGTTCGGTCAGCCCGACATTGCCCTGCGTTCGATGGAAATTTACGCCTGCGCGGTGCTGGAGGCGAGTCTGCTGCCGCCGCCGGCGCCAGAACCCCGCTGGCGCGAGGAGATGGATCGCCTGGCCGGCATTGCTCACGGCGCCTATGTCGGAGTGGTGCGCGAGAATGCCGATTTCGTACCTTACTTCCGTGCCGTGACGCCCGAGGGTGTGTTGGGGCATCTGCCGCTAGGTTCGCGCCCGACCAAGCGACGCCAGGATGGTGGCGTCGAGACGCTGCGCGCGATTCCGTGGATCTTCGCCTGGACCCAGATCCGCCTGATGCTGCCGGCCTGGCTTGGCAGCGGAGAAGCATTTTCCACGCGCATGGAAGAAGAGGGCGGCCTCGAGGTGCTGCGCGAGATGCGCGACCGCTGGCCCTTCTTCGGCACCTACCTGGACATGCTCGAGATGCTGTTGGCCAAGGGTGACGTTGGCATCGCCTCTTACTATGAGCAGCGCCTGGTCGACGAGCCCGCCCTCAAGGAGCTTGGCACCCAGCTGCGCCAGCGCTTCACCAAGCTGCAGTCGGTCTTGCTGGAGATTCTCGACCAGCCGCAGTTGCTGGAGCAGACGCCGTTGATCCGCCAGGCCATCGAGGTGCGCAACCCATACATCGACCCGCTGCACGGGTTGCAGGCCGAACTGCTGCAGCGTAATCGCGACGCCGACGGGGCCATTAGCGGGGAGCTTTCGCGCGCCTTGATGGTGACGATGGCGGGGATCGCCGCAGGCCTGCGCAACACGGGCTAA